The Streptococcus parasanguinis genomic sequence GTGCCTCTAAACCTGTTGCCTTGTGAACATTTTTAGGGCACCATTCCAACAACATTTCCCGAGATTTAAAAATTTCATAGTCTTGAAATAAGTCCGGCTTGATCTGCTTGATCGCTGCATCTAAAAAGTCTTGATCAACGGCTGTCACACACTTGTTGTAAGATATCGTGGATGGCAGATCTTTAAAATCTGTCTCAATAAAGTTCAGGTAGGGATTGTAAAGGGAATAGAGAGACTTTCGATCTGCATGAATCTCATAAACCCTTCCCTCACTGATAGCATCCAGCGGAAGGCCTAGACGGGCTGTTTCATCATGAATAGTTGCGACATCTTCTGGTGCCAAGACAACTTTTGAGAGGATTTCTCCATTATTTCGCTGCACTAGACCACCGTTGAAAGTTATCGTATACTCTTCTTTAAGGCCTGCTGTTCCCAATTCTTCTAAAAGAAAATCCATGGCTTTCAAGGGACGACCAGTGGTTAGAACCACCT encodes the following:
- a CDS encoding Cof-type HAD-IIB family hydrolase, with protein sequence MSQISLIALDLDGTLLNSEKKISPRNRAALAAAQAQGVKVVLTTGRPLKAMDFLLEELGTAGLKEEYTITFNGGLVQRNNGEILSKVVLAPEDVATIHDETARLGLPLDAISEGRVYEIHADRKSLYSLYNPYLNFIETDFKDLPSTISYNKCVTAVDQDFLDAAIKQIKPDLFQDYEIFKSREMLLEWCPKNVHKATGLEALAAILGLKADQVMACGDEANDLSMIQWAGLGVAMGNAIPAVKEVAALVAPVTNDQDAVAWAIENYVLKESE